A portion of the Daphnia magna isolate NIES linkage group LG4, ASM2063170v1.1, whole genome shotgun sequence genome contains these proteins:
- the LOC116920708 gene encoding brefeldin A-inhibited guanine nucleotide-exchange protein 3 isoform X3: protein MAMENVLKCLIRDSQALGRGFLHIKQQSQVALEMLESQTGLLQSTPHELREKCFVALHSALISNSGHLLKLGLMGVQKLLRDNHFVSKHCDPPDDRQWLLSQLLDCLSFPCWVKISEEIQIEMSKIYINFACLEPKYLNLNAHVTVDLLTRLLDMGQNGGVRSRKHQLSLQTASVQNLQTFAKNIATSVTLNPQNVVPGDCDVNQIIPIIQFLCDKLEDGLVTSQLFPIEFSLESIQALLSNLPDGVVLSSRSHSFVWRTLCPTLLKLVGVPCPNAPATTDCRISDLRSVASIGCELLRLFGNVSVLRAPLESLFHRLLVTDHIATRIEIFKTIKEVFSKSHRLLVIGGPFLIEANNQETFPEPNEFGILRVLFDGMEESMQTENVELRTIVLTCANTLLTSLLSLTVSPTSVQMSDCFMEKINLLYDDLQSCDYIGALSYPTRLRMPKTYEQLLKDQTNIPVKPPTITIDLTHLMEDEEAKETMMINNDDDNCSTASGVTEGPEIVDQDIESMDKESENEIELFGPIDGYAARSNHVDLERLAARKFLEDLQSFIPNLGSWRSPLEVDLALQQFASSYCESAGQEHVIFNADGIYLATYVTLLLNFELAKRDYYPSRTGFVAQSEDDFIASVLNSGILVYLTPEFLAEVYQGVLVCDVIGNAGFHVNADSNTSMMSSCAFINLLTDVRQVKCTEQATCFLSDCRKLHFAFTPNFLLREPRRQAGLKFARRLLTCFWDSFLFIYSNGVSPTSNETDNQAISQALECLQNAAKLANILGLQDRCGTIFSLLASVACGNPQLGSALVRQKSSLKNRLMKARMAGLISKPLFDIDLPHILSLDVVLNKGLELASYNKEAWTHILRCCLYVTELERRVYQSRKNDKFKVTAQLKQYTSKIKWKLSNSGSSKDQSNDDLNLASTTFGGLDEDSSSTDSYSFLTAASQLPNSDNDIQQLLEKAVKCDNYRNNGQMDTKLVARIIGVLSERVDLLMEDAAAKLNLKSLLLLIEELCQLCHVQLSHLDEDNISLQCHWVLHRIGEVMLRSVKTGRPLYHALHCWAIVGPTLLKAACSNDSAIAKTSVEILRSIISHVLQEQPEPLHFHFNEALFKPFEHVLCRENLNPDLQDQVMSSLCELVECWSGEIRSGWRPLFACLRRWPPPPQGPADICSSNRLIHSENISTVKEVLAAFVQQGGGNPLIFANAAMDAILCQLHYLKCYRYVAELSDPALDYLQKFAKMLGQLCVKSNQSPVFYSAMSLTFLANECDFEPLIALATEHRDQMEAEDYGCWSNLFDVPRPQCGHAVKLWDNTTGIYKVFYLLVDGITCCLTHAKDPVQKSIGEVVMATLILLVDIQVRLEQISVASFLVFITLNTSLHFSV, encoded by the exons ATGGCCATGGAGAACGTTCTGAAATGTCTCATTCGGGATTCGCAAGCCCTCGGACGTGGCTTCTTGCACATCAAGCAACAGAGTCAAGTAGCTTTGG AAATGTTGGAATCCCAAACTGGACTACTGCAGAGCACACCACATGAACTcagagaaaaatgttttgtcgCTCTGCATTCTGCTCTCATTTCCAACTCAGGCCACTTACTCAAACTAGGACTGATGGGTGTGCAG AAATTACTACGAGacaatcattttgtttcaaagcaCTGTGATCCTCCAGATGATCGTCAGTGGCTGTTGTCTCAGTTACTGGATTGCCTTTCATTTCCATGTTGGGTCAAAATTTCAGAAGAAATCCAGATTGAAATGTCAAAG ATTTATATCAATTTTGCTTGCTTGGAACCAAAATATCTCAATTTAAACGCACACGTCACAGTAGATCTCCTTACCCGACTGCTAGACATGGGTCAAAATGGAGGCGTAAGATCGCGCAAACACCAATTATCACTCCAAACAGCATCTGTTCAAAACTTACAAACATTTGCTAAAAATATAGCCACCAGCGTGACACTCAATCCACAGAACGTCGTTCCTGGTGATTGCGACGTCAACCAAATAATTCCAATCATTCAGTTTCTATGTGACAAACTAGAAGATGGCCTGGTGACATCCCAATTATTCCCCATCGAATTCTCGCTGGAGTCTATCCAAGCTTTGCTCAGCAATTTACCTGATGGCGTCGTGCTTAGCTCGAGAAGCCACAGTTTTGTTTGGAGAACTCTCTGCCCGACTCTTCTGAAACTTGTTGGTGTCCCTTGTCCCAATGCTCCAGCTACCACCGATTGCAGAATCTCTGATCTGCGATCTGTCGCCAGCATAGGTTGCGAGCTGTTACGTCTATTTGGCAATGTCAGTGTGCTACGTGCACCGTTAGAATCCCTATTCCACCGCCTATTGGTCACTGATCATATCGCCACTCGAATCGAAATATTTAAAACCATCAAAGAG GTCTTTTCAAAATCTCACCGGTTGTTAGTCATTGGTGGACCGTTTCTCATCGAAGCAAACAATCAAGAAACGTTTCCTGAGCCCAATGAATTCGGCATTCTCCGAGT ATTATTTGATGGAATGGAGGAAAGCATGCAAACTGAAAATGTCGAGTTAAGAACGATTGTTCTGACGTGTGCAAATACGCTATTGACTTCCCTTTTGAGTCTGACGGTCTCTCCAACTTCGGTGCAAATGTCTGATTGTTTCATGGAAAAAATCAACTTGCTCTACGACGATTTGCAAAGTTGTGACTATATCG GTGCTCTGAGCTATCCAACTAGATTACGAATGCCCAAAACCTATGAGCAATTACTGAAAGATCAAACTAATATTCCCGTGAAGCCACCAACCATCACAATCGATCTAACCCATTTAATGGAAGACGAGGAAGCGAAGGAAACTATGATGATTAATAATGATGACGATAATTGCAGCACTGCATCTGGGGTGACTGAAGGACCAGAGATTGTTGATCAAGACATCGAGTCGATGGACAAAGAATCTGAAAACGAAATCGAGCTTTTCGGCCCAATCGATGGATACGCC GCTCGTTCGAATCACGTTGATTTAGAAAGACTGGCCGCTCGCAAGTTTCTTGAAGATCTTCAATCTTTCATCCCTAATCTTGGCTCTTGGCGTAGTCCCCTGGAGGTGGACTTGGCGTTGCAGCAATTCGCTTCCAGCTATTGTGAAA GCGCTGGACAAGAACACGTCATCTTTAACGCTGATGGAATCTACTTGGCAACTTACGTGACTCTTTTATTGAACTTTGAGCTTGCTAAACGAGATTATTATCCGTCGCGCACCGGATTCGTCGCACAAAGCGAG gacGATTTCATCGCTAGTGTACTCAACAGCGGGATACTGGTTTATTTGACACCCGAATTCTTAGCGGAAGTTTACCAGGGTGTGCTGGTCTGCGATGTAATCGGTAACGCGGGATTTCATGTTAATGCAGATTCCAACACATCGATGATGTCCAGTTGTGCATTTATCAATCTTCTAACTG ACGTTAGACAAGTCAAGTGCACTGAACAGGCGACTTGTTTCCTGTCCGACTGCCGTAAACTTCATTTCGCCTTTACACCCAACTTCTTGCTGCGCGAACCTCGTCGACAAGCAG GCCTCAAGTTTGCTCGCCGGCTCCTAACCTGCTTCTGGGACTCATTCCTCTTTATCTATTCTAATGGAGTGTCACCGACGTCCAATGAAACGGACAATCAAGCCATTTCTCAGGCGCTAGAATGTCTGCAGAATGCCGCAAAATTAGCCAACATTCTCG GATTGCAGGATCGATGTGGCACCATCTTCTCCTTATTGGCCTCTGTCGCTTGCGGCAATCCACAGCTTGGCAGTGCCTTGGTTCGTCAGAAATCCTCCCTCAAAAATCGTTTAATGAAGGCTCGTATGGCTGGATTAATATCAAAACCTCTGTTTGATATCGACCTACCACATATCCTCAGCCTCGATGTAGTGTTGAACAAAGGCCTTGAATTGGCATCGTACAACAAAGAAGCCTGGACTCACATTCTCAG GTGCTGCTTGTACGTGACGGAACTAGAACGACGCGTTTACCAATCTCGAAAGAACGACAAATTCAAAGTGACCGCTCAACTAAAACAGTATACCTCTAAAATCAAATGGAAATTGAGCAATTCAGGTAGTTCAAAGGATCAGTCGAATGATGATTTGAACTTGGCCTCAACCACCTTTGGAGGATTAGATGAAGACAG CAGTTCTACTGACAGTTACAGTTTCTTAACGGCAGCAAGCCAGCTCCCCAACAGCGACAACGACATCCAGCAGTTATTGGAGAAAGCAGTCAAATGCGACAATTATCG AAATAATGGTCAGATGGACACCAAATTGGTTGCCCGAATCATCGGAGTGTTGAGTGAACGCGTTGATTTGCTTATGGAGGACGCAGCTGCTAAACTGAACCTGAAAAGTCTACTGCTTTTGATAGAAGAACTCTGTCAGTTGTGTCACGTCCAGTTGAGCCACCTTGACGAAGATAACATCAGTTTGCAATGCCATTGGGTCTTACATCGAATTGGAGAGGTGATGTTAAGGAGCGTTAAAACAGGACGACCACTCTACCACGCTCTACATTGCTGGGCCATTGTCGGGCCTACTCTGCTGAAAGCGGCCTGTAGCAACGATTCAGCTATTGCCAAGACATCGGTAGAGATCCTGCGGTCAATCATCAGTCACGTTTTGCAGGAACAACCGGAACCCCTTCACTTTCATTTCAACGAGGCGCTGTTTAAACCTTTCGAGCATGTCCTTTGTAGAGAAAATTTGAATCCTGATCTTCAGGATCAGGTGATGAGTTCCCTGTGTGAACTGGTGGAATGTTGGAGTGGTGAAATTCGTTCGGGATGGCGTCCATTATTCGCTTGCCTCCGCCGCTGGCCTCCTCCACCACAGGGACCGGCCGACATTTGCAGCAGCAATCGGCTTATCCATTCCGAGAATATCAGCACCGTCAAAGAAGTATTGGCTGCCTTTGTCCAACAAGGCGGCGGCAATCCGCTCATTTTTGCCAATGCAGCAATGGACGCCATTCTCTGTCAACTGCACTACCTTAAGTGTTACA GGTACGTGGCAGAGCTCTCGGATCCGGCATTGGATTACCTCCAAAAATTTGCCAAAATGCTTGGCCAGCTCTGCGTTAAATCGAACCAATCGCCTGTGTTCTATTCTGCCATGAG TTTGACATTTTTAGCCAACGAATGCGACTTTGAACCGCTGATCGCTCTGGCGACCGAACATCGCGATCAGATGGAAGCCGAAGATTATGGTTGCTGGTCTAATCTGTTCGACGTACCCAGGCCTCAATGCGGTCACGCCGTAAAGCTGTGGGATAATACCACAGGCATTTACAAAGTGTTTTACCTGTTAGTGGATGGAATTACCTGCTGCCTAACGCACGCCAAAGATCCTGTTCAAAAATCCATCGGTGAAGTCGTTATGGCTACGCTGATACTACTTGTCGACATTCAAG ttcgTCTCGAGCAAATCTCAGTTGcttcttttttggtttttatcaCGTTG AATACGAGTTTGCACTTCTCTGTCTGA
- the LOC123471495 gene encoding galactose-3-O-sulfotransferase 2-like isoform X2, with protein sequence MFGASVLFNHRLCKKGFFLAISCCLIVLAIQRIPSQYSKLLQPQKYISSRKFAFLKSHKCASTVVENIIFRFAWNNKLNVVLPANGNYLSTVELFNHTSLNTAKWKDVNFDIFCLHSRWNKKEVMALLREEDPVREFYDVKDIHDMVNSIQNTSISYSALNKRWLGFVGRNQMAWDMGLSPDIFDDKVAVNKEIERLDREFDLVMVSNRMEESLILLKHLLNWPLQNVIHLNLNRRKPEKRTPSLNAHERKVLSEWLAADVQIFEHFSRRFDERVAQFNWQQSSPSTFLMGELFNFNSAMKTQRQLLEKANKELYKRCVLQEVGNEKLSGKFKEYNNNTMGFIINEEQQGCDLYSMSEPAYLKLFEHLLLSRVSNTSASN encoded by the exons ATGTTCGGCGCATCTGTTTTATTCAACCATCGTTTATGCAAAAAGGGTTTCTTCTTGGCTATTAGTTGTTGTCTAATAGTTTTGGCAATCCAACGAATTCCATCACAATATTCAAAACTATTACAACCCCAAAAATACATCAG tTCGAGGAAATTCGCTTTCTTGAAAAGTCACAAGTGCGCCAGCACCGTCGTTGAAAACATCATATTTCG ATTCGCCTGGAACAACAAACTGAATGTTGTTTTACCTGCGAATGGCAATTACCTATCCACTGTTGAACTCTTCAATCACACATCACTGAACACCGCAAAATGGAAGGATGTAAATTTTGACATTTTCTGTTTGCACAGTCGTTGGAATAAAAAGGAAGTAATGGCGTTGCTACGTGAAGAA GATCCAGTCAGAGAGTTCTACGATGTCAAAGACATTCACGATATGGTCAATTCGATCCAAAACACGTCGATATCGTATTCTGCCTTAAATAAACGCTGGCTAGGTTTTGTTGGTCGCAATCAAATGGCGTGGGATATGGGGCTGTCACCCGACATCTTTGATGATAAAGTTGCTGTGAACAAAGAAATTGAACGACTGGATCGTGAGTTTGATCTCGTGATGGTTTCCAACCGGATGGAAGAGTCACTTATCCTATTAAAGCACCTGCTCAACTGGCCTTTACAAAATGTCATTCATCTGAATTTGAATCGACGGAAGCCGGAAAAACGGACCCCATCGTTGAATGCACATGAAAGGAAGGTGCTATCGGAATGGTTAGCTGCAGATGTCCAAATATTTGAACATTTCTCTCGCCGATTCGACGAAAGAGTTGCACAGTTCAATTGGCAGCAGTCATCGCCATCAACATTTCTGATGGGCGAACTCTTCAATTTCAATTCGGCGATGAAGACACAAAGACAGCTACTGGAAAAAGCCAATAAAGAACTGTACAAACGTTGCGTTCTTCAAGAGGTTGGTAATGAAAAGCTCAGTGGAAAATTTAAAGAATACAACAACAATACCATGGGGTTCATCATAAATGA AGAGCAGCAGGGGTGCGACTTGTACTCCATGAGTGAACCAGCCTACTTGAAGTTGTTCGAACATTTACTACTGTCCAGAGTTTCTAACACCTCAGCATCTAATTAA
- the LOC123471495 gene encoding galactose-3-O-sulfotransferase 2-like isoform X1: MFGASVLFNHRLCKKGFFLAISCCLIVLAIQRIPSQYSKLLQPQKYISSRKFAFLKSHKCASTVVENIIFRFAWNNKLNVVLPANGNYLSTVELFNHTSLNTAKWKDVNFDIFCLHSRWNKKEVMALLREEVRTFTIVRDPIEVFVSMFYFQDPVREFYDVKDIHDMVNSIQNTSISYSALNKRWLGFVGRNQMAWDMGLSPDIFDDKVAVNKEIERLDREFDLVMVSNRMEESLILLKHLLNWPLQNVIHLNLNRRKPEKRTPSLNAHERKVLSEWLAADVQIFEHFSRRFDERVAQFNWQQSSPSTFLMGELFNFNSAMKTQRQLLEKANKELYKRCVLQEVGNEKLSGKFKEYNNNTMGFIINEEQQGCDLYSMSEPAYLKLFEHLLLSRVSNTSASN, encoded by the exons ATGTTCGGCGCATCTGTTTTATTCAACCATCGTTTATGCAAAAAGGGTTTCTTCTTGGCTATTAGTTGTTGTCTAATAGTTTTGGCAATCCAACGAATTCCATCACAATATTCAAAACTATTACAACCCCAAAAATACATCAG tTCGAGGAAATTCGCTTTCTTGAAAAGTCACAAGTGCGCCAGCACCGTCGTTGAAAACATCATATTTCG ATTCGCCTGGAACAACAAACTGAATGTTGTTTTACCTGCGAATGGCAATTACCTATCCACTGTTGAACTCTTCAATCACACATCACTGAACACCGCAAAATGGAAGGATGTAAATTTTGACATTTTCTGTTTGCACAGTCGTTGGAATAAAAAGGAAGTAATGGCGTTGCTACGTGAAGAAGTGAGAACCTTCACGATCGTACGTGACCCCATTGAAGTATTTGTGTCCATGTTCTACTTTCAGGATCCAGTCAGAGAGTTCTACGATGTCAAAGACATTCACGATATGGTCAATTCGATCCAAAACACGTCGATATCGTATTCTGCCTTAAATAAACGCTGGCTAGGTTTTGTTGGTCGCAATCAAATGGCGTGGGATATGGGGCTGTCACCCGACATCTTTGATGATAAAGTTGCTGTGAACAAAGAAATTGAACGACTGGATCGTGAGTTTGATCTCGTGATGGTTTCCAACCGGATGGAAGAGTCACTTATCCTATTAAAGCACCTGCTCAACTGGCCTTTACAAAATGTCATTCATCTGAATTTGAATCGACGGAAGCCGGAAAAACGGACCCCATCGTTGAATGCACATGAAAGGAAGGTGCTATCGGAATGGTTAGCTGCAGATGTCCAAATATTTGAACATTTCTCTCGCCGATTCGACGAAAGAGTTGCACAGTTCAATTGGCAGCAGTCATCGCCATCAACATTTCTGATGGGCGAACTCTTCAATTTCAATTCGGCGATGAAGACACAAAGACAGCTACTGGAAAAAGCCAATAAAGAACTGTACAAACGTTGCGTTCTTCAAGAGGTTGGTAATGAAAAGCTCAGTGGAAAATTTAAAGAATACAACAACAATACCATGGGGTTCATCATAAATGA AGAGCAGCAGGGGTGCGACTTGTACTCCATGAGTGAACCAGCCTACTTGAAGTTGTTCGAACATTTACTACTGTCCAGAGTTTCTAACACCTCAGCATCTAATTAA
- the LOC116916507 gene encoding uncharacterized protein LOC116916507: MVLKQQQSITNKAKIHEYMESTFDYREQQISVTLTSASQIFEEYPRYVDFENGSLILHDFYRKYKDAHSCLETRFFGRFQNALVGLAERKKVEVTKSTDESLGALVLCLKVMPSVSRIKKADFSSKLGRLFYFVKENASISSIVESKDEIYHKQPFLIVSGTLEHPLSFFLVIEKTAIPVGSNCAHAFHVLFTSFFIFRLEYPQYLDKFFLFFEQFVFQIGKNISACNQEFANCLDNVASATIPQSLKQQQQS; the protein is encoded by the exons ATGGTTTTAAAACAGCAGCAATCTATCACAAATAAAGCCAAGATCCATGAGTATATGGAGAGTACGTTTGATTACCGGGAGCAGCAAATTTCTGTAACCTTAACGTCCGCTTCTCAAATTTTCGAAGAATATCCACGTTACGTGGATTTTGAAAACGGATCTTTG ATATTGCACGATTTTTATCGAAAATATAAGGACGCACACTCCTGCTTGGAAACGCGTTTCTTCGGACGGTTCCAGAACGCTTTGGTTGGATTagcggaaaggaaaaaagtggaAGTTACAAAATCTACTGACG AATCTCTTGGGGCATTAGTTTTGTGTTTGAAAGTAATGCCCAGTGTATCCAGGATTAAGAAGGCTGATTTTTCATCAAAACTGGGTCGCCTTTTTTACTTCGTCAAA gAAAATGCTAGTATATCTTCTATTGTAGAATCAAAAGACGAAATCTATCATAAACAGCCATTCTTGATCGTCTCTGGAACCCTGGAACATCCTTTATCATTCTTTCTCGTCATAGAAAAAACTGCCATTCCAGTTGGTAGTAACTGTGCTCATGCCTTTCATGTGCTATTTacatcttttttcattttccgatTAGAATATCCTCAATATCTtgacaaattttttctttttttcgaacaatttgtttttcaaattggAAAGAATATCAGCGCTTGCAATCAAGAATTTGCAAACTGTCTCGACAATGTTGCATCtgcaacaattccgcagtccctcaaacaacagcagcaaagtTAA